In the genome of Senegalia massiliensis, the window ATTTGATCTTAATTAATTAAAATTATTAATCTATTTTTTAAAATTAAAATGAATTAATAACTAAAATTATAATTCATTTAATGAATATAAAAACAAATAAAATCACAAAAAGATTAACTAAATCATAACTAATAGTAATAATATATTTGTATATTTTCTTTATTTAACTAATAATCATTAACCTTATAAACATCTTCCTTTCATAAATATTTATTATTTTAAATTTATTTAAACTTGAATAATAAACTATAAAATAATATAATATAAGTAATAAGTGTTTTAAAATTGGAGCACTCTAGCCTTAGTAGAGAACTAAAAATTTGGAGAATCCTAGCCTTAGTAGGAACTAAAAAATTGGAGCACTCTAGCCTTAGTAGGGACTAAAAAATCGGAGAATCCTAGCCTTAGTAGGAGCTAAAAATTTATAACATCATAAATAAAAGTTTGCATTTAGCAGACTTTTTTATTTTTGTCTAATTTTTTTAATCTTTTATCCCAATATATAAGTTTTACTTAACTATATTATATCATAATATATGACAAACTCAAAGAAAGAAAATAAAAAAAGATAAAGTGCAAAATGCACTCTATCTTAGTAATATCAATAGTTATGTTACTTTTACCGAATTTGTCATAATGACTATTTTGTAAAATTCAAAATTAGAATATTATGATTGCTTTACTCTAACTTTTCCTTAGGTAAATTCTCTGATAAAACATTTATAAATTTATCACCTTTTGACAATGTTTTTTTATATATTGATCATGTGATACGATTACAATTGTTTTTCCTTCATTATTTAATTGATGTAAAAACTTCAATACAATATCCCTATTGTCATAATCTAGTGATCCAGTAGGCTCATCTGCAAAGATTAAATCACAATCTTTAATTAATAACCTTGCTAAAGCAAGCCGTTGTTGCTCTCCACCTGATAAATGATATACTTTTTTATTTAATGAAACATCTAGTTGTAATTTCTCCAACAATTGTATTTTTTTATTTTTATCCCATCGTTTTTTATTTACACATGCAACGTCAAGGTTGTAATTAACGGATTTATCATCAATTAATGCGAAATTTTGAAATAAAAATCCTATTTGATGTCTAAGTAACTTTT includes:
- a CDS encoding putative bacteriocin export ABC transporter codes for the protein MEICELHNIYKSFDGKVVFENFSLNINQGDFLCITGNSGSGKSTLINIMGLLEQPDSGTVNVCGNKDVKPNSPTSQKLLRHQIGFLFQNFALIDDKSVNYNLDVACVNKKRWDKNKKIQLLEKLQLDVSLNKKVYHLSGGEQQRLALARLLIKDCDLIFADEPTGSLDYDNRDIVLKFLHQLNNEGKTIVIVSHDQYIKKHCQKVINL